A single genomic interval of uncultured Desulfobulbus sp. harbors:
- a CDS encoding serine O-acetyltransferase, whose protein sequence is MNKTLGVTLHFCRLIHEDWIAHGKDWRKPGFRAVAVYRFGVWRMTIPWLVLRAPFSILYRMLFRFMRNFYGIELPYSVQLGRRVVIEHQHGIIVHGAAVIGDDCILRQGVTIGNRTLDKPHEAPIIEQGVNVGAGAKILGNITIGQGASIGANAVVLRDVPPKATAVGNPAVIHTRR, encoded by the coding sequence ATGAATAAAACTTTAGGTGTTACCCTTCATTTCTGTCGGCTAATACATGAAGATTGGATCGCTCATGGTAAAGACTGGCGTAAACCGGGTTTCAGAGCCGTTGCTGTCTATCGTTTCGGAGTGTGGCGCATGACAATCCCTTGGTTGGTTCTGCGAGCGCCTTTCAGCATATTGTATCGGATGCTGTTTCGTTTTATGCGTAATTTTTATGGCATAGAGCTCCCCTATTCCGTTCAACTCGGGCGACGGGTTGTTATTGAACATCAGCATGGTATTATTGTTCATGGAGCGGCTGTTATTGGTGATGATTGTATACTCAGGCAAGGCGTAACTATAGGAAACCGGACACTGGACAAACCGCATGAGGCACCGATTATCGAACAGGGGGTCAATGTCGGTGCCGGTGCAAAAATTTTGGGTAACATTACCATAGGACAAGGAGCGTCCATTGGCGCCAACGCAGTGGTTTTACGTGACGTCCCCCCAAAGGCTACTGCCGTTGGTAATCCTGCGGTCATACATACCCGGCGATAG
- a CDS encoding glycosyltransferase — protein sequence MGEAIGIVIIGRNEGERLKRCLQSAIQQTCSIVYVDSGSTDASVAYAESLGIDVLHLDTTEPFSAGRARNDGFYHLVQKPQTLSYIQFIDGDCELVDGWTNLARQQLKKNSHWAVVAGRRRERYPERSIYNRLCDIEWNTPIGKARACGGDFMIRVEAFLQIDGFNPQVVAGEEPELCYRLRQRGWEIWRLNHDMTRHDAAIIHFSQWWKRSVRSGHAYAQGVMLHGREQSHYCVLDSVRIWFWAFFLPLAIILSASIIHPSCSLLIMFYLIPFLRITVRMKSRTKTLKDAAEYAFFNIFGKLPQLIGQISFIKRILLKKKITIIEYS from the coding sequence ATGGGCGAAGCAATCGGTATCGTCATCATCGGACGCAACGAAGGGGAGCGCCTGAAGCGTTGCCTGCAAAGTGCCATTCAACAAACCTGCTCCATCGTCTACGTCGACTCCGGATCCACCGACGCCAGTGTTGCCTATGCGGAATCACTTGGGATTGACGTACTCCATCTCGACACAACTGAACCGTTCAGTGCAGGTAGAGCAAGAAACGACGGTTTTTACCATCTCGTCCAAAAGCCTCAGACCTTATCGTATATCCAATTTATCGATGGCGACTGTGAACTTGTTGACGGGTGGACTAATTTGGCTCGGCAACAGTTGAAGAAGAACAGTCACTGGGCAGTGGTGGCTGGGAGAAGAAGAGAACGGTACCCTGAAAGATCTATTTATAATCGACTTTGTGATATAGAATGGAATACACCGATAGGAAAGGCACGGGCATGTGGGGGCGACTTTATGATCCGGGTGGAGGCTTTCCTTCAAATCGATGGGTTTAACCCGCAGGTCGTTGCCGGTGAAGAACCCGAACTTTGCTATCGCCTTCGCCAGAGAGGCTGGGAGATCTGGCGGTTAAACCACGACATGACCAGACACGACGCCGCAATCATTCATTTTTCGCAGTGGTGGAAACGTTCTGTCCGGAGCGGCCACGCCTATGCCCAGGGTGTTATGCTGCATGGTAGAGAACAAAGTCATTATTGCGTGTTGGATTCAGTGCGGATTTGGTTTTGGGCATTTTTTCTGCCCCTGGCGATCATCCTGTCCGCATCTATTATTCATCCCAGTTGCTCTTTGCTCATCATGTTCTACCTTATTCCCTTTTTGAGAATAACAGTACGGATGAAATCAAGAACCAAGACTCTAAAAGATGCTGCAGAGTACGCATTTTTCAATATTTTTGGCAAATTACCTCAACTTATCGGCCAGATTTCTTTTATAAAACGAATTCTTTTAAAAAAGAAAATAACTATCATTGAATACAGCTGA
- a CDS encoding acyltransferase, translating to MFYIKNFIRFLAFKTGKFIFLYKKICHPDGNEWAALLKERNYFYSIGNNCSILIDTNITDPKYVKIGNNCQFSVCTILGHDGSIAMINRAYKIKLDSVGKVVIKDNVFIGHGAIILPGVTIGPNAIVAAGSVVSKNVAENSIVAGVPARTIGTLHDFVEKLKIRTKQYPWNDLIQQRSGAFDESMEPELVQQRVKYFFDNEK from the coding sequence GTGTTTTATATAAAAAATTTCATAAGATTTCTTGCTTTTAAAACTGGTAAATTTATTTTTTTGTACAAAAAAATATGCCATCCAGATGGAAATGAATGGGCAGCATTATTAAAAGAGAGAAACTATTTTTATAGCATTGGTAATAATTGCTCAATTCTTATAGATACGAATATTACCGACCCAAAATACGTTAAAATTGGAAATAATTGCCAATTCTCCGTATGTACAATCCTAGGCCATGATGGTTCTATTGCGATGATCAACAGAGCATATAAAATAAAGCTTGATTCTGTTGGAAAAGTTGTGATCAAAGATAACGTTTTTATCGGCCATGGCGCCATAATCCTCCCGGGAGTGACCATTGGTCCAAATGCTATTGTCGCCGCCGGAAGCGTAGTGTCAAAAAATGTTGCGGAAAACAGTATAGTTGCCGGTGTCCCAGCTCGTACAATAGGAACTCTTCATGATTTTGTTGAAAAATTGAAAATCAGAACAAAACAATATCCTTGGAATGATCTTATACAACAAAGGTCAGGTGCCTTTGATGAGTCAATGGAGCCGGAACTAGTCCAACAAAGAGTGAAATATTTTTTTGATAATGAAAAATAA